A stretch of Candidatus Baltobacteraceae bacterium DNA encodes these proteins:
- a CDS encoding dipeptide epimerase, with product MKIRTSIMNLPMVRPFRIARGTLTESSTVLVEVEANGITGYGEAAPIARYDVSVEGVMAFYRDYEPPADDPYRVEALLEGIPEAARCGLDIALYDWIGKDLGKPVWQLLGLDPAAAGVTSHTVGIEDRIEDTVDRVRKLSALPVLKIKLGAGKEIETIEAIRSVYRGAIRLDANEGWDPEQTVRLLRELHRYEIELCEQPIPSGHPEQLRYIRERVKIPLVADEDSIVAADLPALIGCVDGVNLKLAKAGGIRAGLAFIHTARALGFKLMLGCMLETEVLASAAAQLAPLVDWPDIDGPLFLASSPFDGVDVSTGKIVLTGKPGIGVKERARV from the coding sequence TGACCGAATCCTCGACCGTACTCGTCGAAGTGGAAGCAAACGGCATCACCGGTTACGGCGAAGCCGCGCCGATTGCTCGCTATGACGTTTCGGTCGAGGGCGTCATGGCATTCTATCGCGACTACGAGCCGCCCGCGGACGACCCGTATCGTGTCGAAGCGCTGCTCGAAGGCATTCCCGAAGCCGCGCGCTGCGGCTTGGACATCGCGCTCTACGATTGGATCGGCAAAGACCTCGGAAAGCCGGTGTGGCAGCTCCTCGGCCTCGATCCGGCCGCGGCCGGCGTGACCTCGCACACGGTCGGGATCGAGGATCGGATCGAAGACACCGTCGATCGAGTGCGCAAGCTCTCGGCGCTGCCGGTGCTCAAAATCAAGCTCGGCGCGGGCAAAGAGATCGAAACGATCGAGGCGATTCGCAGCGTGTACCGCGGCGCGATCCGTCTCGATGCGAACGAAGGCTGGGATCCCGAGCAGACGGTTCGCCTGTTGCGAGAATTGCACCGGTACGAGATCGAACTGTGCGAACAACCGATCCCGTCGGGTCATCCCGAACAGCTGCGGTACATCCGCGAGCGCGTCAAGATTCCGCTGGTTGCGGATGAAGACTCGATCGTCGCAGCCGATTTACCCGCGTTGATCGGGTGCGTCGACGGCGTCAATCTCAAACTCGCGAAAGCCGGCGGCATTCGCGCCGGCTTGGCTTTCATCCACACCGCGCGTGCGCTCGGTTTCAAACTGATGCTCGGATGTATGCTCGAAACCGAAGTGCTGGCCTCGGCAGCCGCGCAGCTCGCACCGCTGGTTGATTGGCCCGATATCGACGGGCCGCTTTTCTTGGCTTCCTCGCCGTTCGACGGTGTCGACGTTTCGACCGGCAAAATCGTGCTCACCGGTAAACCGGGAATCGGCGTCAAGGAACGGGCGCGCGTTTAG